The Salegentibacter mishustinae genome includes a window with the following:
- a CDS encoding ABC transporter ATP-binding protein: protein MSVILKAENISKQYRLGTVGTGTLSHDLNRWWHTIRGREDPYLQVGGVNDRSAKATEDYVWALRNINFEVQRGEVLGIIGKNGAGKSTLLKLLSRVTSPTTGSIKTKGRIASLLEIGTGFHPELTGRENIFMNGAVLGMTKSEIKAKLDEIIAFSGCEMYIDTPVKRYSSGMKVRLGFAVAAHLEPEILVVDEVLAVGDAEFQKKAIGKMNQLSKGEGRTVLFVSHNMSSISSLCTKGILLQNGQMNLAGNINDVVNCYLSSNNAAAQWEGRDGDTEIQLLKTKIRNNTSGKNLKNSDTIWIEMEFLTVKELKDIVIGVSIKSATGNPIIGLLYNDYNKMTGIKPGRYKVLFKVPPYHLAVGDYNSDFNLSLPNVKKYTSNISSLSFKISSEGSYGNRFFLDRHTEYSSLLRPNWFEKIERL from the coding sequence ATGAGTGTAATATTAAAAGCCGAAAATATTTCAAAACAGTACCGCTTGGGAACTGTAGGTACCGGTACACTTAGCCATGATCTTAACCGCTGGTGGCATACAATTAGAGGTAGGGAAGATCCTTACTTGCAAGTTGGTGGTGTAAACGACCGCAGTGCCAAAGCCACCGAGGATTATGTTTGGGCCTTGCGGAATATAAATTTTGAAGTACAAAGAGGAGAGGTGTTGGGAATTATTGGTAAAAATGGTGCAGGAAAATCTACTCTGCTGAAATTGCTGTCTCGTGTAACTTCTCCCACTACCGGAAGTATAAAAACCAAAGGCCGTATTGCAAGCCTTTTAGAAATTGGCACCGGTTTTCATCCCGAACTCACTGGTCGGGAAAACATATTTATGAATGGCGCAGTATTGGGTATGACCAAATCTGAAATAAAAGCTAAACTTGATGAGATTATTGCATTCTCCGGTTGTGAAATGTATATAGATACACCGGTAAAGCGCTATAGTAGTGGGATGAAAGTGCGCCTGGGCTTTGCTGTTGCTGCACACCTGGAGCCTGAGATTTTAGTTGTTGATGAAGTGCTGGCCGTAGGTGATGCCGAATTTCAGAAAAAAGCTATTGGCAAAATGAACCAACTCTCTAAAGGTGAAGGAAGAACGGTGCTTTTTGTAAGTCATAATATGAGCAGTATTAGTAGCCTGTGTACTAAGGGAATTTTGCTGCAAAATGGGCAGATGAATTTAGCGGGAAATATAAATGATGTGGTAAATTGTTATTTAAGTTCTAATAACGCTGCTGCTCAATGGGAGGGCAGAGATGGTGATACAGAAATACAATTATTAAAAACGAAAATAAGAAATAATACCTCCGGTAAAAATTTGAAAAATTCAGATACGATCTGGATTGAAATGGAATTTTTAACAGTAAAAGAATTAAAGGATATCGTTATTGGAGTTTCTATAAAATCTGCAACTGGAAATCCTATAATTGGTTTATTGTACAATGATTATAATAAGATGACTGGCATTAAACCTGGTAGGTATAAAGTATTGTTTAAAGTTCCTCCTTATCATTTGGCAGTTGGAGATTATAATAGCGATTTTAATCTATCCTTGCCAAATGTAAAAAAGTATACAAGTAATATATCAAGTCTTTCCTTTAAAATTTCATCTGAAGGCAGTTATGGTAATAGGTTTTTCTTAGACAGACATACAGAGTATAGTTCTTTACTACGACCAAATTGGTTTGAGAAAATAGAACGGCTGTAA
- a CDS encoding class I SAM-dependent methyltransferase, producing the protein MKNYLKKVLSDPQIKFFRRFKNFMGFFLRNDLTKLAIIFGSDKWGNHNYTPHYEDHFKTYKRKKIKLLEIGVGGNESKIHGGASLRMWKSYFRKGYINGIDIHDKSALQEKRIKIFRGDQSDRVFLNKLGNEAGPFDIIIDDGSHINEHIIISFNTLFPYLNNGGIYVVEDLQTSYWDSYGGNSKNLNKPNTAMNFFKSLTDGINHTEYQIDNYRPNYLDKHIISLHFYHNLVFIYKGNNLENSISKIKL; encoded by the coding sequence TTGAAGAACTATTTAAAAAAGGTCTTGTCAGATCCCCAAATAAAATTTTTTAGAAGATTTAAAAATTTCATGGGTTTTTTTTTAAGGAATGATCTAACAAAACTTGCAATAATCTTTGGAAGTGATAAGTGGGGAAACCATAATTATACCCCTCATTATGAAGATCATTTCAAAACATATAAAAGAAAAAAAATAAAACTTTTAGAAATAGGGGTTGGAGGAAATGAATCCAAAATACATGGAGGTGCCTCTTTAAGAATGTGGAAAAGTTATTTTAGAAAAGGATATATCAATGGAATTGATATACACGATAAGTCAGCACTTCAGGAAAAAAGAATTAAGATTTTTCGGGGGGATCAATCGGATAGGGTTTTTTTAAATAAATTAGGAAACGAGGCTGGTCCCTTTGATATCATTATTGATGATGGTAGTCATATAAATGAACATATAATAATTTCCTTTAATACTCTTTTTCCCTACCTCAATAATGGAGGGATTTATGTTGTAGAAGACTTACAAACATCATATTGGGACTCATATGGGGGAAACAGTAAAAATTTAAATAAACCAAATACTGCTATGAACTTTTTTAAAAGCCTTACGGATGGAATTAATCATACTGAATACCAAATAGATAATTATCGACCAAACTATTTAGACAAACATATAATATCATTACATTTCTATCATAATTTAGTTTTTATTTATAAGGGGAATAATCTGGAAAATTCTATTTCGAAAATAAAATTATAG
- a CDS encoding ABC transporter permease: protein MEKNNNNDWLYEISPKRKLIDLNFEEIWQYRDLLILFVKRDIVTVYKQTILGPLWFFIQPLFTSVIFTLVFNNIANIPTGNVPPFLFNLAGITAWNYFNESLTKTSNTFTANAGIFGKVYFPRVIMPLKTVISGLFKFGIQLLILIVFYFYFFIKGYDLSPNSNLMLFPVYVLMMALLGLGAGMIISAFTSKYRDLTVMVGFATSLLMYISAVPYPLSEVSEKIPQLAWLVNYNPLAQIIEGIRYMILDTGIFSWSGFFYTLAFSMSLFLIGLIVFNKTEKNFIDTV from the coding sequence ATGGAAAAAAACAATAATAACGACTGGCTCTACGAGATAAGCCCCAAACGAAAGCTCATCGATCTTAATTTTGAGGAGATCTGGCAGTATAGAGATTTACTTATTTTGTTTGTAAAACGTGATATAGTAACGGTTTATAAACAAACTATACTTGGGCCGCTGTGGTTTTTTATTCAACCATTATTTACCTCGGTGATCTTTACCCTGGTCTTTAATAATATAGCCAATATTCCTACCGGTAATGTGCCACCATTTTTATTTAATCTCGCTGGAATTACAGCTTGGAATTATTTTAATGAGAGCCTAACTAAAACATCTAACACTTTTACCGCCAATGCCGGGATATTTGGTAAAGTTTATTTCCCCAGAGTTATTATGCCGCTTAAAACTGTGATCTCGGGACTTTTTAAATTTGGAATTCAATTACTGATCCTAATTGTCTTTTACTTTTATTTCTTCATCAAGGGTTATGACCTAAGTCCGAACTCGAATCTTATGTTATTTCCCGTTTATGTGCTAATGATGGCTTTATTAGGTCTAGGTGCAGGAATGATTATTTCAGCTTTTACTTCAAAGTATCGAGATTTAACGGTGATGGTAGGATTTGCAACTTCACTGTTAATGTATATCTCGGCGGTCCCATACCCTTTAAGTGAAGTTTCGGAGAAAATACCTCAGCTTGCCTGGTTGGTGAATTATAATCCTTTAGCTCAAATTATAGAAGGCATTCGTTATATGATCCTCGATACTGGTATTTTTAGCTGGAGCGGTTTTTTCTATACCCTGGCCTTCTCTATGAGCCTGTTTTTAATTGGGCTTATCGTTTTTAATAAAACTGAGAAAAACTTTATTGATACGGTTTAA
- a CDS encoding polysaccharide deacetylase family protein, producing MLIVSNYHYIRENFATPYPSIFGLTPLQFRTQLEQLSHFGEFISQDDLLNFRDKPLDKNYFLINFDDGLREQYELAKPILEAMGIPYIFFINTSNFSEKKVSLVHKIHLLRSQVAPGKLLKKLKANTLTDMEKKAALHHYNYDTKENAILKYFLNFKLGLEEQKGFIEPLFSEVFNEDEVVQDLYFSEAMLQDLHKKNVLGSHSHLHLPLSRIETSEVKEELINTQNFFLEKFGQKAQALSYPYGSKDSCEGIGDLLQEAGFQLGFTMERAANQSLEEDSLLLARYDCNDLPGGKNDLFNNQNPFEKAALRKWHTDENSGTHKR from the coding sequence ATGCTTATCGTCTCCAATTACCATTATATCCGTGAAAATTTCGCTACTCCTTACCCGAGTATTTTTGGGCTCACTCCCTTGCAATTTAGAACGCAGCTGGAACAACTTTCCCATTTCGGGGAGTTTATTTCGCAAGATGATTTATTGAATTTCCGCGATAAGCCATTAGACAAAAACTATTTCCTCATCAATTTTGATGACGGATTGAGAGAACAATATGAGCTGGCAAAACCTATTCTGGAAGCAATGGGAATTCCCTACATATTTTTTATCAACACCTCAAACTTTAGCGAAAAAAAAGTTTCCCTGGTACACAAGATACATTTATTGAGGTCGCAAGTCGCTCCTGGAAAGCTATTGAAAAAATTAAAAGCTAATACGCTTACGGATATGGAAAAAAAAGCTGCCTTACACCACTATAATTATGACACAAAGGAAAACGCCATCTTAAAATACTTTCTTAATTTTAAATTAGGTCTTGAAGAGCAAAAGGGTTTTATTGAGCCTTTATTTTCAGAGGTTTTTAATGAAGATGAAGTCGTGCAAGATTTATATTTCTCAGAAGCAATGCTTCAGGATTTACATAAAAAAAATGTTTTGGGTTCCCATTCTCATCTACATTTACCATTAAGTAGAATTGAAACTTCAGAAGTAAAAGAAGAATTAATAAACACCCAGAACTTCTTTTTAGAGAAATTTGGACAAAAGGCACAAGCTTTAAGTTACCCTTACGGATCTAAAGATTCTTGTGAAGGAATTGGGGATTTATTGCAGGAAGCAGGATTTCAACTGGGTTTTACTATGGAAAGGGCTGCTAATCAGTCGCTCGAGGAAGACAGTTTACTGCTGGCAAGATATGACTGTAATGACCTGCCCGGCGGAAAAAACGATTTATTTAATAACCAAAATCCTTTTGAAAAAGCGGCTTTAAGAAAATGGCATACCGATGAAAATAGTGGTACTCACAAGCGATAG
- a CDS encoding formyltransferase family protein: protein MKIVVLTSDSLRHKYIAHCLAEQLNLVLVITEKKSPAITDTSSLDKEDAALIEQHFLKRKESEEEYFGLYRDFPSTSELLEIKHGQINSPEVMEAIKNTQPDFIILFGTSIIKEKLLNKYPRRIINLHLGLSPYYRGSATNLFPYYYEEPECVGGTIHLATPKVDKGEILHQFRPDIRLGDSLHYIGNKVILKGGEVLPEILRKYEKGELKPKKQTGSGRICRNKDLSPDLLRNIYKEFEKGLITEYLREKEKRDAEKPIIE from the coding sequence ATGAAAATAGTGGTACTCACAAGCGATAGTTTACGGCATAAATATATAGCGCATTGCCTGGCAGAGCAATTGAACCTGGTTTTGGTAATCACTGAAAAGAAATCTCCTGCTATAACCGATACTTCGTCTCTTGATAAGGAAGATGCAGCTCTTATTGAACAACATTTTCTAAAGAGAAAAGAATCGGAAGAAGAATATTTTGGCTTGTATCGGGATTTCCCTTCTACCTCTGAATTACTGGAAATAAAACACGGCCAGATAAATTCACCAGAAGTAATGGAAGCAATAAAAAATACGCAGCCAGACTTCATTATTCTTTTCGGCACTTCTATAATTAAGGAAAAACTCTTAAATAAATATCCCAGGCGTATCATTAATTTACACCTGGGGCTTTCTCCTTATTACCGGGGTTCGGCCACCAACCTGTTCCCATATTATTACGAGGAACCCGAATGTGTTGGTGGAACCATCCACCTGGCCACCCCGAAAGTTGATAAAGGAGAAATACTACACCAGTTTCGGCCTGATATAAGGCTGGGAGACAGCTTGCATTATATTGGAAATAAGGTAATATTAAAGGGAGGAGAAGTACTACCCGAAATTCTAAGAAAATACGAGAAAGGAGAGCTTAAACCGAAAAAACAAACAGGTTCGGGACGCATATGCAGGAACAAGGATTTGAGTCCGGATTTACTCAGGAATATTTATAAAGAATTTGAGAAGGGGCTCATCACAGAGTATCTTCGGGAAAAGGAGAAGCGGGATGCGGAAAAACCTATTATTGAGTAA
- a CDS encoding glycosyltransferase family 28 protein, which yields MKPKKKILILLPDGVGLRNFAFTSFVEIGEQMDWEVIFWNHTPFDLEELGYKEIKLKGNAWAKTDLLKRAKIEAELDHFTEKFRDPVYQTYKFRASNKNLRGKVKAGIAQGLVTTHKGEKGLHKLRTKMKSSERKGDYYQKCKTVLEKENPDFIFCTNQRPVNAIAPLTAAQDLGIPTSTFIFSWDNLPKATMVVETNYYFVWSRYMQEELLTYYPHINAEQVLITGSPQFEPHFDLSLRQGREDFFKEQGLDLAKKYICFSGDDITTSPDDPQYLNDLAQVIRNLNSKGHKLRIIFRRCPVDFSDRYDKVLKKHKDLIISIAPKWMKAGESWNSVLPTKEDLQLQINTILHSEAVVNLASSMVFDFAVFGKPCLYLNYEAEEKNKPAWSPGKVYNFVHFRSMPTGEEVFWINSKEEIETKLEEALKNPGKKVVQAMEWLNKINIDPADKASFRIWKQIDKIIN from the coding sequence TTGAAACCCAAAAAGAAAATACTAATCCTCCTCCCCGATGGGGTGGGACTGCGAAATTTCGCTTTTACCTCCTTCGTGGAGATTGGGGAACAAATGGACTGGGAAGTGATCTTTTGGAACCATACCCCTTTTGATCTTGAGGAATTGGGTTATAAGGAGATCAAACTAAAAGGAAACGCCTGGGCGAAAACCGATTTATTGAAACGAGCTAAAATCGAAGCTGAACTAGACCATTTTACCGAGAAATTCAGGGATCCGGTGTACCAAACTTATAAGTTTCGAGCTTCCAACAAAAATCTTAGAGGAAAAGTAAAAGCTGGAATAGCTCAAGGCCTGGTGACCACTCATAAAGGTGAAAAAGGACTGCACAAATTGAGAACTAAAATGAAATCTTCCGAGCGAAAAGGAGATTATTATCAAAAGTGTAAAACAGTTCTAGAAAAAGAAAATCCAGATTTTATTTTTTGCACCAATCAACGTCCGGTGAATGCCATAGCTCCACTAACCGCGGCGCAAGACCTTGGAATTCCTACTTCTACTTTTATCTTCTCCTGGGATAATCTTCCAAAAGCTACCATGGTAGTGGAAACCAATTATTATTTTGTTTGGAGTAGGTATATGCAGGAAGAGTTGCTTACTTACTATCCTCATATCAATGCAGAACAGGTTTTGATCACAGGCAGTCCTCAATTTGAACCACATTTTGATCTAAGCCTGAGACAAGGTAGGGAAGATTTTTTCAAGGAACAAGGACTTGATCTCGCGAAAAAATATATCTGTTTTAGCGGAGATGATATTACCACCTCCCCTGATGACCCTCAATATTTAAATGATTTGGCCCAAGTCATCAGGAATTTAAACTCCAAAGGACATAAATTGAGAATCATCTTTCGGCGCTGCCCGGTAGATTTCTCAGACAGGTATGATAAGGTATTGAAAAAGCATAAAGACCTAATAATTTCTATTGCTCCCAAATGGATGAAAGCCGGGGAAAGTTGGAATTCTGTATTACCGACTAAAGAAGATTTACAACTGCAAATAAATACCATTTTACACTCAGAAGCTGTAGTAAACCTGGCCTCGTCTATGGTGTTTGATTTTGCCGTTTTCGGAAAGCCTTGCTTATATCTTAACTATGAAGCAGAGGAAAAAAACAAGCCTGCCTGGTCTCCTGGAAAGGTTTATAATTTTGTTCATTTCAGGTCGATGCCCACCGGGGAGGAAGTGTTTTGGATTAATTCGAAAGAAGAGATCGAGACTAAACTGGAAGAAGCTTTAAAAAACCCAGGAAAAAAAGTTGTACAAGCCATGGAATGGTTGAATAAAATAAATATTGACCCGGCCGATAAAGCGTCCTTCAGAATCTGGAAACAGATAGATAAGATTATAAATTAA
- a CDS encoding glycosyltransferase family 4 protein, with product MHLAFLTPEYPHPNSTPSGGLGTSIKNLAEQLVKKDHKISVFIYGQEKDLVFREECIRFHFIKQLNYDFFGWYRYRKYLQSYLNKVILEEKIDAVEAPDWTGITAFIKLKCPLVIRMNGSDSYFCRLEGRSQKKKNFWFEKSGLKNADHLLSVSKFTAEKTREIFKLKKEITVIPNSVDLNNFSPTGEVVIQDSILYFGSIIKKKGVLELAEIFNLIYKKNPNARLIMVGRDVGDIQTGKSTKVLFEDILNEESRGNVSWLGSLPYEKVKAQISKAVVIVLPSFAEALPMTWLEAMAMEKAIVTSDIGWAKEVMIDGETGYTVNPKDHAAYAEKVLTLLSNRGLTEQMGVAARKRVIEKFSTEVTVEKNIWYYESVIS from the coding sequence ATGCACCTAGCCTTCCTCACCCCAGAATACCCACACCCCAACTCCACCCCCTCCGGAGGACTTGGCACCAGCATTAAAAATCTGGCGGAGCAGCTGGTAAAAAAAGACCACAAAATTAGTGTTTTTATCTATGGACAGGAAAAAGATCTTGTTTTTCGGGAAGAGTGCATCAGGTTTCATTTTATCAAACAATTAAACTATGATTTCTTTGGTTGGTACCGCTATCGGAAATATTTGCAATCTTACCTAAATAAAGTTATCCTCGAAGAAAAGATAGATGCCGTGGAAGCTCCCGACTGGACCGGGATAACTGCTTTCATAAAGCTGAAGTGTCCTCTAGTGATAAGAATGAATGGGAGTGACTCCTACTTCTGCAGGCTGGAAGGGCGATCCCAAAAGAAAAAAAACTTTTGGTTTGAGAAGTCGGGTTTAAAAAATGCAGATCATTTGCTCTCGGTAAGTAAGTTTACGGCAGAAAAAACCAGGGAAATTTTTAAGCTAAAGAAAGAAATCACAGTCATTCCAAACTCAGTGGATTTAAATAATTTTAGCCCGACAGGTGAAGTTGTGATCCAGGATAGCATCCTGTATTTTGGGAGTATCATAAAGAAAAAAGGAGTGCTGGAATTGGCGGAAATCTTTAATCTCATCTACAAAAAGAATCCCAATGCCCGTCTAATAATGGTCGGTCGGGATGTAGGTGATATCCAAACCGGAAAATCAACAAAGGTCTTGTTCGAGGACATCTTAAATGAGGAGTCTCGTGGGAATGTTAGCTGGTTAGGGAGTTTGCCTTATGAAAAAGTAAAGGCGCAGATTTCTAAAGCCGTGGTTATCGTCTTACCCAGCTTTGCCGAGGCGCTACCTATGACCTGGTTGGAAGCGATGGCGATGGAAAAGGCGATAGTAACCTCAGATATCGGCTGGGCAAAAGAGGTAATGATTGATGGGGAAACCGGTTATACCGTAAATCCTAAAGATCACGCTGCCTATGCAGAGAAAGTTCTAACACTGCTCAGCAACCGGGGTTTAACAGAACAGATGGGAGTTGCAGCGAGGAAACGGGTGATTGAAAAATTTTCTACGGAAGTAACCGTGGAGAAGAATATTTGGTATTATGAATCGGTGATTAGTTAA
- a CDS encoding polysaccharide pyruvyl transferase family protein encodes MKNKKRNSFQGKEIPLFYWSEIKFIFREKENYGDLLSKYLVEKISGKSVKFVHPKKQPWYKRNKTNFLAVGSILHHADKNSIVWGSGIIDHEQEIAEADFRAVRGPQTREFLLKLGYHCPKVYGDPVLLLPKYYNPQVERKYKIGIVPHYHDYKKAVELFQHESGIKVIDLLTMDVEETTREILSCKNIISSSLHGLIVAHTYKIPALWVEFSDKIFGNGIKYQDYFKSLKIKYYKADFIETGKSVEELLQLMQGKPLLPEQKKLKKVQEGLLDSCPFH; translated from the coding sequence TTGAAAAATAAAAAACGAAACTCTTTCCAGGGAAAAGAAATTCCTTTGTTTTATTGGAGTGAGATCAAATTTATTTTTAGAGAAAAAGAGAATTATGGGGATTTGCTATCAAAGTACCTGGTAGAGAAAATAAGCGGCAAATCTGTGAAATTTGTTCATCCTAAAAAGCAGCCGTGGTATAAAAGAAATAAAACAAATTTTCTGGCGGTAGGAAGTATTTTGCATCACGCCGATAAAAATAGTATTGTTTGGGGAAGCGGAATTATAGATCACGAACAGGAAATTGCCGAAGCCGATTTTAGGGCGGTACGGGGACCACAAACCAGGGAATTCTTATTGAAACTCGGTTATCACTGTCCCAAAGTATATGGGGATCCGGTGCTTTTATTACCAAAATACTATAATCCACAAGTAGAGAGAAAATATAAAATTGGGATTGTTCCACATTATCACGATTACAAAAAAGCGGTGGAGCTTTTTCAACATGAGTCTGGGATTAAAGTAATCGATCTACTCACTATGGATGTGGAAGAAACTACAAGAGAAATCCTGAGCTGTAAGAATATCATTTCTTCCTCTTTGCACGGACTTATTGTAGCCCATACCTATAAAATCCCGGCGCTTTGGGTAGAATTTTCTGATAAGATCTTCGGAAATGGGATAAAGTATCAGGATTATTTCAAATCTTTAAAAATAAAATATTATAAAGCCGACTTTATAGAAACTGGCAAATCGGTTGAAGAATTATTACAATTAATGCAGGGCAAACCACTTTTGCCGGAACAAAAGAAGTTGAAAAAAGTACAGGAAGGATTGCTGGATAGTTGCCCTTTTCATTAG
- the neuC gene encoding UDP-N-acetylglucosamine 2-epimerase — protein MLKRKICVVVTARPSYSRIKTALTAINEHPELELQLVIAGSALLDRYGNAVDFIEKDGFEIAAKVFMVLEGENPTTMAKTTGLGVMELTNVFYNLKPDAVLTIADRFETIATSIAAAYQNIPLVHIQGGEVTGSIDEKVRHANTKLADLHLVASEDARDRVIKLGEIPEKVINTGCPSIDLVKEILKSPKLDFDPIEKYGGVGSKLDWKTGYIVVMQHPVTTEYQQAKSHITETLKAIKKLDLPTFWFWPNVDAGSDGTSNGIRTFREIEKPKNIHFFKNMEPKDFLRLLKNSKALVGNSSAGLRECAYLGVPVVNIGNRQYRRIRAKNVTDVNYDLDKILKATQKSINTKHFESSEIYGKGNSGENIAEILATSELTYSKTITY, from the coding sequence ATGCTCAAACGAAAAATCTGCGTAGTCGTAACCGCAAGGCCTTCTTACAGCAGGATAAAAACTGCACTTACTGCAATAAATGAGCATCCTGAGCTAGAGCTTCAATTGGTAATTGCAGGTTCGGCTTTATTAGATCGCTATGGAAACGCGGTAGATTTTATTGAAAAAGATGGTTTTGAGATCGCCGCAAAAGTATTTATGGTACTGGAAGGAGAAAATCCTACTACTATGGCCAAAACAACAGGGCTGGGAGTAATGGAGCTCACTAATGTTTTTTATAACCTAAAACCCGACGCCGTACTTACCATTGCCGACCGGTTTGAGACCATTGCCACTTCTATCGCTGCAGCTTATCAAAATATTCCCCTGGTACATATCCAGGGAGGTGAAGTTACAGGAAGCATTGATGAAAAAGTAAGGCACGCCAACACCAAATTAGCCGATCTTCACCTAGTAGCTTCAGAAGATGCCAGGGATCGAGTTATAAAACTGGGAGAAATTCCTGAAAAGGTAATCAACACCGGCTGCCCTTCTATAGATTTAGTAAAAGAGATATTGAAAAGTCCCAAACTGGATTTTGATCCTATCGAAAAATATGGGGGTGTAGGCTCTAAACTTGACTGGAAGACCGGTTATATTGTGGTTATGCAGCATCCGGTTACTACCGAATATCAACAGGCAAAATCACATATAACCGAAACTTTAAAGGCCATAAAAAAATTAGACCTACCAACTTTCTGGTTTTGGCCTAATGTGGACGCAGGATCGGACGGAACATCTAATGGGATAAGAACTTTTAGGGAAATTGAAAAACCGAAAAACATTCATTTTTTCAAAAATATGGAACCGAAAGATTTTTTAAGGCTCTTAAAGAACTCCAAAGCTTTGGTAGGTAATTCCAGTGCCGGTTTGCGGGAATGTGCCTATTTAGGCGTACCTGTGGTAAACATTGGAAACAGACAGTACAGACGTATACGCGCAAAGAATGTGACCGATGTAAATTATGATTTAGATAAAATTTTAAAAGCAACCCAAAAATCAATTAATACTAAGCATTTTGAGTCTTCAGAGATTTACGGAAAAGGGAATTCCGGAGAAAATATTGCTGAAATTTTAGCGACTTCAGAACTAACTTATAGCAAAACAATTACCTATTAA
- a CDS encoding acylneuraminate cytidylyltransferase family protein has product MNILGLIPARGGSKGIQGKNIQLLGGKPLLQYSLEAARKAKLLNKVILSSDEEDIIQIAKQLEIEVPFKRPENLAEDSSSSLEVVQHALNFYLKQGINFDAVCLLQPTTPFRKPEFIDECILKFKDGNFDSLVSVREVPKEYNPHWVFEENEGALKISTGEKEIISRRQDLPKAYHRDGAIYLTKTEVLLNENSLYGKNIGFVDITPFPYVNIDTPEDWKKAEEILEKMRDKNNVGD; this is encoded by the coding sequence ATGAATATTTTAGGTCTTATTCCCGCTCGCGGTGGCAGCAAAGGTATTCAGGGTAAAAACATTCAACTCCTGGGAGGAAAACCATTATTGCAATATTCCTTAGAAGCAGCAAGAAAAGCAAAACTTTTAAATAAGGTTATTCTGAGCTCAGATGAGGAAGACATTATTCAAATCGCAAAACAGCTTGAGATCGAGGTCCCTTTTAAGAGACCTGAAAACCTGGCTGAAGATTCCAGTTCTAGCCTGGAAGTTGTTCAGCACGCCTTAAATTTTTACCTGAAGCAGGGAATTAATTTTGATGCCGTATGTTTATTACAGCCTACAACTCCATTTAGAAAGCCCGAATTTATTGATGAATGCATACTAAAATTTAAAGATGGTAATTTTGACTCATTAGTTTCGGTGCGAGAAGTGCCCAAAGAATATAATCCGCATTGGGTATTTGAAGAAAATGAGGGAGCGCTAAAAATTTCTACTGGTGAAAAGGAAATAATAAGTAGAAGACAGGATTTACCGAAAGCTTATCATAGAGATGGGGCGATTTACCTGACTAAAACCGAAGTGCTTTTGAACGAAAACTCTCTTTACGGGAAAAATATTGGTTTTGTAGACATCACCCCCTTTCCTTATGTAAATATTGACACACCGGAAGATTGGAAAAAAGCAGAAGAGATATTGGAAAAAATGAGAGATAAAAATAATGTTGGAGATTAA